A stretch of DNA from Juglans microcarpa x Juglans regia isolate MS1-56 chromosome 5D, Jm3101_v1.0, whole genome shotgun sequence:
CTTGACCTTTAGCCAAGGAAGCCACTggacaagaaagaaaaaatactgGTAACTAGCAAAGGCAACACTGGCGTTTTGGAGCATTTGCGGCTTCAATTCGTTTGTGAAAGTGACAAGTAGCCAACAACAAAATTGCAATAACCAATTTCCCACCTTTCTTCTAACCATTTTGACTAATTCTGCTGCAATTACACATCCAGCAATTCTTATCCTATGTATATATAACACACATGGGAATAAAATTTGCAGCACTgatacacagagagagagagagagagagagagagagagtcctcaAACAACTGAGGACAACTGATCCAGACCATGAGCTGCTGTCCAAAATCAAGCAGCCCCACAATCACTGAACCACTAGAAGCCAACCAAGGGTAAAAATCTATGAGCTATATGGAGCAGATGCCAGAACTTTGCGTGGCCCAGAACTGTCATGAGCACCAACAGGTTTGTTGGATAATCGACGCTTGTAGCGTTTGAGGACAGATGCcagattttcttttcctttaggGAAAGCCACATCACCAGCTGCAGTTCCCGTTCTGCCCTTTCGGCAAGAAATTGCAATCTCTACATCCTTGATCATATCTAGGAGCATCCCTGCAGTGGTGCATTTCCCCCTGCCTGGTTTTGAAGCAGGGGGCAGCATTCCATTTGAAACAGGCGGGATTGTCTTCTGTGGGAATGCCGCAGGGATTTGAAGGCAGAAGCACGGGACCATTGGAGAACGAGGTTTGGTAAATGCAAGATCTATGATCCCCTATTTGTAAAAACATGTCATTGTCAAGATTAACAAgctaagaagattttttttttttaaaaaaaaatcactagacATTTCAAGATCATTTTGTGTTTTAGTAGAGCACTGTATGCTTCTTGCACTCACTGATTGAAACAATGGGTGAAAACCCCCTATGACAGATGAATTTAACGAGATATCCCTAAAAGTGCAGCAGGTATTCATCAAGCAGAGATACCGGATAAAGCCACGAATGGTAAAACCTACCCGAACCCAACTAACGTTAAGCAGCAAAAATATGTTTACTGCTTGGTGAAAAAAGGGGCTAACAAGATACCGATCATAGTGCAGAGATCGTGATTACCACAAACATGCGATGCTAAACATATAGTAACAGCATCAACTAGCATATAAACATTTACCTGAAGACGGTTGAGTACGTAAGTATATTTCCCCCACAGCTCTGGCCGGCTTTCCATGAGTGATAGGTCAAGAATCCGGTGGATGCACCACACCCCAAAGCTTACTATCAAATCTGATCTCCAAACACAGCCCTCCCCACAATGAGGAACAGACGAAATCAAAAAGTTATTGAAACTCGCCTCATTAATCCTCATTGCAGTACCAGACTTTCTCTCAGAAGACAAATACTGAGGCTCACCCCCATGAATTACCCGGTTTATCTCTCTAGTTTCAGCTTCATATAAAAATCTCTCCCTAGCAGCCACACGGTCTATTAGATCCTCATCAGCCCCATCATTTTGACTAAACAACCAATCAGATCCTTCCAATTTCAGTAGCTTTACAATGCAATGTCTGAAACCCTGGAGAAGTTTGGCCTCGGAATCCACAATAGAAGTAGCTTCTTGAGTTATTGAACCTAACCTACTTCCAAGTCCTTCGCTACCAACAGTACGAATTTTGTCAGCTACGCCAAACTGTTCATAAGGTTGTCTAGACCAGAGGGATCCAGTATCTATACTAGGATTCAATTGTGAGGTAAAACCAGCTCTGTAAACTTTTGATGGAGAGAGTTCATCAAATGCCAAAGGAGGTCCTGCCCTTGATCCCGAATTTGGATAACCAGTTCTACCAACAGAGGATCCATATCCAATGGGACTGTCCCATTGAGTACTCTTATCAGGTACATACAAATCCCGAGGTGGGACAGAGAATCCTGACATGTCTGGCAAGCTATGGTACTTCTTCGTGTTGGCTGAACTTACCACACTCTCGGCCGGTCCAGAAGAACAAAGATCATAATACGGTCTTTCTGAATGCAATGGACTTTCTCTGGATATTGCCAGGCTCTGGTAACCAGAAGCCTGATCAGAGCTTAATCCATTTTGCATCTTTTGCCCCAATGCATATGTAATCGAGTCTCTGTAGCTTGAAACACCCAAGGATGCCGCCTCCATCTGGTTATTCGGGTGATCAGAGTTTCTGTCTTTAGCCATTCGATAGGATGCAATCTGATAACCATGTACTGTAGCTGGCTGATTATCCAAGCTTTCAAAAGATGGTATATTGCGCACACTAGAATAGCGTCTCTCACCAAAGTCAACATTGCGGCTTGAATTCTGCACATATGCATCCAACAATTGCATGTGGTTGGACCACAATGAGGAAGTTCCCCTTTGAACCCTATATGATGACTCTAAACTCCTTTGCATGTTCTGCTGCTTGGGAGAACCATATAAGCTTGAGTTAATTAGATTATCAGATCCCCCACCTCCCATAGATGGGAAGCATCCAGAAAACTCCCTTGCAGTGGTATCCACTTTTAGAGATGAAGAGGCAGACTTAGAATCTACTCTCAGCAACACATCCAGTTTCTTAGACTTTGCTTCTTGAGTAGCCTGGCCATGGAAATCATACAGCTGTCCCCAAAACTCATCAAGAACTGCCGCTAGTTGACGCCTTGCAGCACGCCCCAATCCTGCTAATCTTGAAAGACTTAAAGCACCACTGCCACCTTCATCACCTTTCCCACTGAGACTTCTAAAAGATCCTGGACCCTCGGATGTCAAAGATGGGGTGCCCCCAGAAACCCCTTTAGATGCTTCGGGCTCCCAGGTGTCTCcctcatcatcatctttttcAGTTTGTAGCTCTCCCTCAACACCGAGAGTCTTCTCCAGAGGGTCCATTAATCCACTTTTGGAAGTCCCATCGTCCAGCAACTTAATATCAGAAACCTCTTCAGAAAATGTTGAAACTGCGACTGACTCTACCAGGGTTGCTGATTCCTCCAGAGCCAATACAGGGGAGCTCAAAAGCATTGTACTAGAGCGATTTTCCTCGACATTAGTCAAAAGAAGCTCTTGATCAGGCTCCATAATAGTTTCAGGCAAATCAAGATCAAAATTTGCAACTGGCATATCTGAATGACTCTTCCCATGTGCTGAAAATGGTTCTTGCTTCAGAACAGGAGCCTCTCCATGATATCCAGTTTCAGTTAAATCAGTTTCCTCTCTGTCTGTGGACATATCAAGTATAGCCTCCGGTGTAACCCAGTTGGAGATCTGAGCATCTAATGCAGCATTTGCAGACTTTAATGGAGTAGCTAATAGCCAGAGCATCAAACAAAGGGATGCAAAAGCAGTGACAAGAAAAACTACACAAGTAAAAGATAAACCACCCCCCACGTTCCACCTCAAATTACCTGCCCAGTCACTATTCCCCAATATCATTTCTACCATAAACATAACCTTCAATCCTAGCATCCCAATAAATGTGATGATTGCTAGAAACTCaacaaaatgagaaattttgtaGACACCCATTATCGGTCTTGATGCAGCAACACGGAACAGGGGGATCACAGAAGATGGAAGCAGTAGAGCTACCATCACCTGTGTGAATATAAGCAATTCATAGATCCCTTCAGCTCCTGAACTCCAAACACAGTAAAGGGCTGGAACAACAGCAATAAGTCTGATTGTGGCACAATGAAGCCAACCAGGAATGTCTAGCCTTAAGAAATCATGCAAAACTACTAGCCCACATTGACTCCAGGTTAATGATGTGATTAGATTAGAGAAAAACAGAACCAATAGATAGGCAGCGGGAGCTAGAGGAGTTGCAAAAACCTGCATTGAAAATATACAGAAATTTATCTGATCAGTATCTATCGAGATACTGAACATTATCATAGTTGGCAGTcagcaagaaaagaaaatataggaaaaaatcAAACCTGTTCCATTAGTGACATGGCGTCCTGAAAAGTGAGCAAGACGTCACTGTCTAACACATTTGCTGCTGAGACCATCAGCACATAATTCACCAGATAAATACAACTGAAGATGCTGAAGATGGCAACAAAATGCTTATGACACAAGGCATCCTTGGAAATGTTTGGCGATGACATAGGTTGCTGCAAGAATATTATGACAGACAGCAAATATCAGAATTTATTTTGACAAGCACATGTCTGAAACAACGTATATCAACACCATTCTACCCAGACAATTTGTTTTGCCGGGGGGAAAGGTGGACACCATTCTACCCAGCACAGGTCATGAAGTACTCTTTTAAGAATCTAAGAAAAGTTTTTTGCAAGTCACAAAAAATTAAGTGGGAGAAAGAGAGCATAGTTCAAGTGTTTAATGCACTGTGACAGAGAACATGCCATAGTGTAGATCATTTTGTTTAGGCTATCACATGATCAAATGACTAAAGAATATCAACAAGCATGCACTAAATGGAAAGTAAACCAAGAAAACAAGATGTAACAATTAAGAAGGCATTTATGCTACAATAAGTGCAAAAGACCATAAAATAGAGCAGCCAATGCACCAGAAGAAACCACACCAATGACTTATTTAAAATGGCTAATTTGTAGACATAGAACCGATCAGTGTTTttaatttcgtaccgtaccatCCGGTACAGGTATCATATGtgtttcgtaccggcccaaataccAGCATGTATTTCGGACTGTACTGGCCTGTATTtcagtttttaacttttttttttcattttttcaaactacaagcttattttttgacccccaattcagactaggctatttataatttatatatatgtatttatatataatttattcatatatagactattattttagaatataatttttatatatttatatatataatttattcatatatcgactatcctgaaacggtaccggtaccgaaatattttgttccagtgccttgaccggtacggcatcCGGTATGGTATTTAAAACATTGGAACCGATAGTGTCATATAACATGTATTCAACATTGATCTCCAAAAATCATTGAtacatgtttaaaaatatttttgggagTCTTGGGGACAATGGTGCTCGAATGTGGTACGTGGACCAtatggggtgggtttgtggaaacacATTCGGAAAAGGTGGGACACTTTCCTGAGCCATGCACGTATTGAAGTAGGTGATGGCTCTTGAGTCAAATTTTGGCACGACAAATAGTGTGGTGAACAAAGCCTCAAATAAACATTCCCTGACGTTTTTTACCTTGTCTGGGCAAAGGATACTTCAGTAGCTAATCTCTCGTTCTTCTCTCATGGCTCCCCTCAATAGAATGTAGATTTCATTAGAATagcacaagattgggagttaAGAGGTTATCACCGAGTTCTTTGCCTTAATATATTCCACCAGGGTGACTGAGGGCACCATAGATAAGATCAGCTGCCGCCCCTCCAAGAAAGGTAGATTCACAGTTAGATCGTCTACCAAATTCTAACTAGCCAAGGCATGACACCTTTTCCATGGAGGAATACATGGAAGACGAAAGCCAAAGCagcttttttttgtttggacagcctCCCTAGACAAGATTCTTATTCGGACAATATGAGGAAACGTCGAGTAATGACATTGGACTAGTGCTACGTGTAAGAAGAATGGAAAATTAGTAGATCACCAgcttctacattgtgaggtggggTCATGCCTCGTAGACTAGTGGATTTTCAAGCAAGCTGGAATGGACTCCAAGGCAATCCTCAAGCGGCAACAATATGGAAGATGACCCctatatgtatatttatgtgTTGGTGCATTTGGCGGGAgtgaaatgatagaagcttcgaGGATCGCGAGAGGACAATGAATCAGCTTAAAGTTCTCTTCTTTAAAACCTTGTTCTTATGGGACCCTAGTCCTTAATCATAATGGTCTAAATAACCTTGATTTTCTACTTTCGGTTGTAAACCCTAGTTAGGTactttctcatgtatacttcttgtgcaCTTAGGCTATATTGTCTgttcttatgaataaaattcttgattacctatcaaaaaaaatattctatctAAAAGTGGTGTCCATAAGAGTTTTATGTCCAAATACACAAGGAGAACCTCCAAAATTATCAATGGTTGCGATGAAAGAAGCTTATACATCATCCTCCACGATCTTTAGCCATTTATATATGTTTCAAGAAATTCTTTCAACAAGAAGATCCAGTGCCACGCCAAAATTCAATGAGCCAACATTCTGCAGGCATGGATTATGCAGAGGCACCAGCATTACTAACAACAGACCTGTAAAAGCTAAGGATTGTGAAATGTGGCAGAAAATTATTCCACCtacagaaaatttaaaatacacagAGATCAACTACCACAGCTTTAACCATTAGATTCTTATGCTTCTGCAGTTATTTCTGAGGCTTCACATTCCATTGAACTCGTTATATTCCTAGATCAAATCTTTTACaggtcaaattcaaaaatagaaagaaagcaCCAAACTAAAGTGCACATGCCTGCATGCGAACAACTCCAAGAATACCATTATTGACACTAGAAAAACTTTATAGAGAAAGGCCAAAACTCAAGATTCTATGTTGATACAGAGCAGCAACAAGGAATCCCTAACATAAGAATTATTGCAAcacaatttacaaaaataaacattgtgAATTTTCAACACCAGCCACAATGACAGTGCAATTTAAAGGAAATATATAATTCCAGATTCATTCATGTACCTTTcagaaactaaaataaaaataaataggtgCAGACAAAGTACATAGTTACAGGCAGATAACAGGAATAGAAGACAAAGATACCTGTACAATAGAAGAATGGAGAAAAAAGTTATGAGGCATGATGCTTGCCCCAAGAAGACTCATCAATGCGAATGCATTCTCCCCACATAACTTTGTTACCGTCAAATTCATGGACAGTGAGACTTCTGATTGACTGATGAGTACTCCAAGGACGACAGAAAGCAAAATAAAGCCTGATAGGCATATACATAGGAACTTTGCCTTGCTGTTTTCCTGTAAAATTAATTAACAGCATtacaataaaaatgcaaaattagACTTCCAAAAAGAATGCACATGAGCACACTTACCAGGAGGATGGTAAAAAGTGGAAATAAAACAGCACTGATAGCAGTCAAAAAGACACAAGAGAACAAGTCCCAGCCAAAAAGAAGATTAAGTCCATGTGCAAGGCCCAAGATCTAGTAAAATCAATGTAATAAGGGTTAAAACAAAACTGGtattaaatgatgaaaattataGATTAAAGTTCATATCCAATTCCATCATAACAAAGAGCAaacataaaaatactttttttcaaaacggaCAGCTAGAAAAAGGATGAACAGTATTGTGATGGTTAATGAGAAATTACCATGGTAAGGTCCAATGCAATCACAGAAAGCTCTGCTTGGACTCCCAAGAATAAGCATGTGAACTTATCGTACTCATCCCAGCAAATCTTTGGCATAAAAatttggaaagaaaacaaattagaaatttacaaccATACTCGCATAGTTAGCAGAAACTGTGAGCATTTTTTGTGATTATGGGCCTTGACGGCAGAGTGGAACAAGCAGGGGAATCAATGGCCAACCACTTCATTGGATAATCAACTAAATCACCATAACTAAGTGAAATAAATTGTAATGACCtaaggaaggcccaagccaAATCTGGAGCCATACTCCAAAAACTAGTCAAACGGCACAATTGGAGCCCCTTGtaatcattataaagggcaaAATCTTACTTCTCCCTCCCGAGGAATGGGGGATCCCATTTATAACCTATACTCactcatatgggatatcacataaatatacaaataataagGTAGCCGCATGCATACACAGCTAACTACCAATCTACCTAGGGacctaaaaaaatagaatacagGTTGTAACATCAGtactcaaccttctccacatTGCTATTAATGAATCATGTTGACCACAGCAAAACAGACAAAATAGATTCATACTAAAATACACCAGTTATTCTCATTTAAATTTCCATTTTGCAGGGTGAAAGGGCAAAGGGTGACACAAAGAATCAGAAATTGACAGTACTTCACAACAACGagaaatataacaataaatccAAGCCAAATTAAGACCCTAAAGATAAAGAAACAAATACCTGAGCAAGATCTCTTCCAGTGACCAAGCCAATCCGTGCTGATAGGTATTGACAGAAAATAGCAGAGAGATTAAAAACAAGCATCAATGCTACCAAATCGAACTCAAAATGGGCACCACCTTCAATAGTTGCTGCCCACTTTCCAGGGTCAACATATCCAATCGAAATCAGAAGCATAGGTGCAACTGCAGGAAGTAGCTGATTGAGACTACCCAGAATTTTGTTAGAAGTAGAACTCTCAGATTCCATGTTATTCATCGGTACTCCAAACAAAACAGAGGTACCAGTCCACTACTATATTTAAATAACACTTATGAGCAACAGAAGGGACCTCCAGTTGAGTGTAAACTTATAAATCACATGGCTTCCAATCTTGTTTGTGAGATGGAACGTACAACCTTCAAAATTCAATCACTGAGACATTGCAATTTCTGGGATCAACAATGCTTAACCACAGTAAACCACAAGTCTAATCCAACATATCCAAAAAACTTCAATAAA
This window harbors:
- the LOC121264674 gene encoding ethylene-insensitive protein 2-like isoform X1; the encoded protein is MNNMESESSTSNKILGSLNQLLPAVAPMLLISIGYVDPGKWAATIEGGAHFEFDLVALMLVFNLSAIFCQYLSARIGLVTGRDLAQICWDEYDKFTCLFLGVQAELSVIALDLTMILGLAHGLNLLFGWDLFSCVFLTAISAVLFPLFTILLENSKAKFLCICLSGFILLSVVLGVLISQSEVSLSMNLTVTKLCGENAFALMSLLGASIMPHNFFLHSSIVQQPMSSPNISKDALCHKHFVAIFSIFSCIYLVNYVLMVSAANVLDSDVLLTFQDAMSLMEQVFATPLAPAAYLLVLFFSNLITSLTWSQCGLVVLHDFLRLDIPGWLHCATIRLIAVVPALYCVWSSGAEGIYELLIFTQVMVALLLPSSVIPLFRVAASRPIMGVYKISHFVEFLAIITFIGMLGLKVMFMVEMILGNSDWAGNLRWNVGGGLSFTCVVFLVTAFASLCLMLWLLATPLKSANAALDAQISNWVTPEAILDMSTDREETDLTETGYHGEAPVLKQEPFSAHGKSHSDMPVANFDLDLPETIMEPDQELLLTNVEENRSSTMLLSSPVLALEESATLVESVAVSTFSEEVSDIKLLDDGTSKSGLMDPLEKTLGVEGELQTEKDDDEGDTWEPEASKGVSGGTPSLTSEGPGSFRSLSGKGDEGGSGALSLSRLAGLGRAARRQLAAVLDEFWGQLYDFHGQATQEAKSKKLDVLLRVDSKSASSSLKVDTTAREFSGCFPSMGGGGSDNLINSSLYGSPKQQNMQRSLESSYRVQRGTSSLWSNHMQLLDAYVQNSSRNVDFGERRYSSVRNIPSFESLDNQPATVHGYQIASYRMAKDRNSDHPNNQMEAASLGVSSYRDSITYALGQKMQNGLSSDQASGYQSLAISRESPLHSERPYYDLCSSGPAESVVSSANTKKYHSLPDMSGFSVPPRDLYVPDKSTQWDSPIGYGSSVGRTGYPNSGSRAGPPLAFDELSPSKVYRAGFTSQLNPSIDTGSLWSRQPYEQFGVADKIRTVGSEGLGSRLGSITQEATSIVDSEAKLLQGFRHCIVKLLKLEGSDWLFSQNDGADEDLIDRVAARERFLYEAETREINRVIHGGEPQYLSSERKSGTAMRINEASFNNFLISSVPHCGEGCVWRSDLIVSFGVWCIHRILDLSLMESRPELWGKYTYVLNRLQGIIDLAFTKPRSPMVPCFCLQIPAAFPQKTIPPVSNGMLPPASKPGRGKCTTAGMLLDMIKDVEIAISCRKGRTGTAAGDVAFPKGKENLASVLKRYKRRLSNKPVGAHDSSGPRKVLASAPYSS
- the LOC121264674 gene encoding ethylene-insensitive protein 2-like isoform X2, with the translated sequence MNNMESESSTSNKILGSLNQLLPAVAPMLLISIGYVDPGKWAATIEARIGLVTGRDLAQICWDEYDKFTCLFLGVQAELSVIALDLTMILGLAHGLNLLFGWDLFSCVFLTAISAVLFPLFTILLENSKAKFLCICLSGFILLSVVLGVLISQSEVSLSMNLTVTKLCGENAFALMSLLGASIMPHNFFLHSSIVQQPMSSPNISKDALCHKHFVAIFSIFSCIYLVNYVLMVSAANVLDSDVLLTFQDAMSLMEQVFATPLAPAAYLLVLFFSNLITSLTWSQCGLVVLHDFLRLDIPGWLHCATIRLIAVVPALYCVWSSGAEGIYELLIFTQVMVALLLPSSVIPLFRVAASRPIMGVYKISHFVEFLAIITFIGMLGLKVMFMVEMILGNSDWAGNLRWNVGGGLSFTCVVFLVTAFASLCLMLWLLATPLKSANAALDAQISNWVTPEAILDMSTDREETDLTETGYHGEAPVLKQEPFSAHGKSHSDMPVANFDLDLPETIMEPDQELLLTNVEENRSSTMLLSSPVLALEESATLVESVAVSTFSEEVSDIKLLDDGTSKSGLMDPLEKTLGVEGELQTEKDDDEGDTWEPEASKGVSGGTPSLTSEGPGSFRSLSGKGDEGGSGALSLSRLAGLGRAARRQLAAVLDEFWGQLYDFHGQATQEAKSKKLDVLLRVDSKSASSSLKVDTTAREFSGCFPSMGGGGSDNLINSSLYGSPKQQNMQRSLESSYRVQRGTSSLWSNHMQLLDAYVQNSSRNVDFGERRYSSVRNIPSFESLDNQPATVHGYQIASYRMAKDRNSDHPNNQMEAASLGVSSYRDSITYALGQKMQNGLSSDQASGYQSLAISRESPLHSERPYYDLCSSGPAESVVSSANTKKYHSLPDMSGFSVPPRDLYVPDKSTQWDSPIGYGSSVGRTGYPNSGSRAGPPLAFDELSPSKVYRAGFTSQLNPSIDTGSLWSRQPYEQFGVADKIRTVGSEGLGSRLGSITQEATSIVDSEAKLLQGFRHCIVKLLKLEGSDWLFSQNDGADEDLIDRVAARERFLYEAETREINRVIHGGEPQYLSSERKSGTAMRINEASFNNFLISSVPHCGEGCVWRSDLIVSFGVWCIHRILDLSLMESRPELWGKYTYVLNRLQGIIDLAFTKPRSPMVPCFCLQIPAAFPQKTIPPVSNGMLPPASKPGRGKCTTAGMLLDMIKDVEIAISCRKGRTGTAAGDVAFPKGKENLASVLKRYKRRLSNKPVGAHDSSGPRKVLASAPYSS